One window from the genome of Paracoccus marcusii encodes:
- a CDS encoding DUF6478 family protein has product MSRHETSWLSRRRRGHAARQWSRMLKSVTRRDRPLDPDLRDEARDLHQVLSRLLHAADARSVGARDSLSRIDLPAGTDWRWRPQILQARHAAPALIAPEAGRWLSPEVALFHDCAERALILRQVRNRRATDLSDYGLALEVMGFSGSFLSFSLSLPVEALRDLGGHHIIRLDATLQAERPIAVYARLNIQQGPNTETMLRKMGEPIEGRHCDRIVEFDLGYAELSARSVEKAWLDLIFEAPFMNAVGLRDVILSRHPRAQI; this is encoded by the coding sequence ATGTCGCGCCATGAGACCAGCTGGCTGTCGCGCCGCCGGCGCGGCCACGCGGCCCGGCAATGGTCGCGGATGCTGAAATCGGTCACGCGCCGCGACCGGCCCCTGGATCCCGACCTGCGCGACGAGGCCCGCGACCTGCATCAGGTGCTGTCGCGTCTGCTGCACGCGGCCGACGCGCGCAGCGTGGGCGCCCGCGATTCCCTGTCGCGCATCGATCTGCCGGCGGGCACCGACTGGCGCTGGCGGCCCCAGATCCTGCAGGCGCGCCATGCCGCCCCCGCGCTGATCGCCCCGGAAGCGGGCCGATGGCTGTCCCCCGAGGTGGCGCTGTTCCACGACTGCGCCGAACGTGCGCTGATCCTGCGGCAGGTGCGCAACCGCCGCGCCACCGACCTGTCCGATTACGGGCTGGCGCTGGAGGTGATGGGGTTTTCCGGCAGCTTCCTGTCGTTCTCGCTGTCGCTGCCGGTCGAGGCGCTGCGTGATCTGGGCGGGCATCACATCATCCGGCTGGACGCGACACTGCAGGCGGAACGCCCCATCGCGGTCTATGCCCGGCTGAACATCCAGCAGGGTCCGAACACCGAAACCATGCTGCGCAAGATGGGCGAGCCGATCGAGGGCCGCCACTGCGACCGCATCGTTGAGTTCGACCTGGGCTATGCCGAACTGTCCGCCCGGTCGGTCGAGAAGGCATGGCTGGACCTGATCTTCGAGGCGCCCTTCATGAACGCGGTCGGCCTGCGCGACGTGATCCTGTCGCGCCATCCCCGCGCCCAGATCTGA
- a CDS encoding 4a-hydroxytetrahydrobiopterin dehydratase produces MTTCDLAARDCEPCKGGVAPHDPATAATMLTRLTDWTLSDDGTAITRRFTFKGFAKAVEMANLAAWLGNKQGHHPDIAFGWGYCTVTFTTHEAGGLTDNDFICAARLDALVA; encoded by the coding sequence ATGACCACCTGCGATCTTGCCGCCCGCGACTGCGAACCCTGCAAGGGGGGCGTGGCACCGCACGACCCGGCGACCGCCGCCACCATGCTGACCCGGCTGACGGACTGGACCCTGTCGGACGATGGCACCGCCATCACCCGGCGCTTCACCTTCAAGGGATTCGCCAAGGCGGTGGAGATGGCGAACCTGGCCGCATGGCTGGGCAACAAGCAGGGCCACCATCCCGACATCGCCTTCGGCTGGGGCTATTGCACGGTGACCTTCACCACGCACGAGGCCGGCGGGCTGACCGACAACGACTTCATCTGCGCCGCCCGGCTGGACGCGCTGGTGGCCTGA